The Canis lupus familiaris isolate Mischka breed German Shepherd chromosome 5, alternate assembly UU_Cfam_GSD_1.0, whole genome shotgun sequence region AAGAAGATAATTACTATGTCAGGAAGGGAATAAGCAATGCCTTTGGAGAAAGTCAGGGAGAGGTCAGGGAGATCTTTCCGTAGGAGGGAGTGTGTGGGCCGGTTTGTCAACTAGTAGGAGTTGGATCTCCTGGACTGTATATAGGGTAGAGTCTGGCAACATCTTTTTCCCAGGGAAGGACCCTAAAGACCATGAGAAGGAGAACCTGAAGCGGATCAGGGAGATCCAGAGGCGTTTCCGGGAGCAGGAGCACAGCCGGGAGCAGGGCCAGCCCAGGCCCCTGAAGGCTCTGTGGCGCTCGCCCAAATATGATAAAGTGGAGTCCCGGGTCAAGGCCCAGCTGCAGGTACCTGCCTTGGAGAGCCAGAAGCATTGTTCATCTTGTTGACTGATAGGCAGTTATACTCAGATCCGAGTTACGGAGAGAGATAAAAATCACAGGGGACGAAGGTAACCAGGGCTAGGAAATAGAAGATTCTACTGCAGAGTCAGGCTGTGAGTTTCCTCAGAAGTGGTGATGGCTGGGTGCTCCTGAGAGGCAAGTAGGAATTAGGCAAGGGGAGACTGGAAGAGAACATTCTACTGAGATGGAACCTCACAGATAGAAGTCCTAAGACCAGAAGTAGCATGTGTAGTGGGATGTTGTGCACAGGGGAGAAGAGCATGAGGTGAGGCTAAGACATCAGCTGGACCCACATCCTAAAGGATCACATAATCCACTTTGTAACCTTTATTTCGAAGGGCAGtgagatgggcagggggaggggtatgGTGGTGGGATTCTTAGGCAGATAGTAGTACCATTTCTCTATCCAGTCTTCAGAAGAAGGAGCAGGATTGAGAGAAAAGACAATAAGGTCATATGTAAATTTGTTGAAGCTGAAGCATTTGTGGGACTCCCAGGGGGTGGGCGTGTGTCCAGGAAGCAGATGGAGAGTCAGGTCTGGATCTGAGGACGGAGACCCAGGAGTTATTGAGGATTAGGCTGAGGACAGGGAGATGAGGGAAGGAACTCTGGATTTGAGTGCTTGGAGGCCAGCTGTGAGTGACCTTGGTGGGGACAGAGCCAGGAAGCTTgtccaggaaggagagaaaaagggaatgGTAGCCAGAGCCACGACTGAGGTAGAATGAGGGGTGGTTCATTGTTTTCTTAAACATGTGAGAGGCCCACATACTTAAATGCTCATGGATAGAAGTGTTCTTTTCAAGGGGGAAGAGGCCCATAGGGCTGGAGATAGAGAAATGTCCTCACCGGCAGGAGCAGAAGCTTACTTGTGCAGTTGGCTTAAGACCCTGACATTAGCCTGACTGATTCCTCTGCTGTGCCTTGCCCTCCAGGAGCCCAGCCCTGCATCTGGAACAGAGCCTGCCCACTTCCTGCGGGCACACTCCCGCTGCGGCCCTGGGCTCCCACCCCCTCGTGTCCCCAGTCCTCAACTAACTCCAGCAGGCCCCAGTGCTAAGGTGAGAGGATGTGTGGGGGCCAGGAGGTAGGGCAGGGATCTTGAAGGGTTCAGGAGCATATCACAGTGCTATCTGCCCCATCATGCCATGTCCTGCAGGGGCCAAGCCTGGGTGTGGACTTCATTAGCCACAATGCCCGCGCTGCCAAGAGGGCCCCCCGGAGGCATTCCCGCTCACTGCAGGTCCTGGCACAAGTGCTAGAGCAGCAACGGCAAGCCCAAGAGCACTACAACGCCACGCAGAAGGGCCATGTGCCCCATTAGTAGGTCCCACTGCCCAACATCCAGGGTGAGGGGGACCTATGGAGGGTGGGAGACAACCTCTGCCCTCAGACCATCAACTCTGAGCCTGTGCATCTGCAGCTTGTTGGAACGCAGAGATCTGTGGCGACGGGAGGCTGAGGCCCGCCAGCATAGTCAGCCGGACCCTGCCATGCCCCCTGGCCACACTCGCATGCCGGAGAACCAGCGGCTAGAGACACTGAGCAATCTGCTCCAGAGTGAGTTCatgggcagggggtaggggtggaaTGGATGGGGAACCCAATGGGGACCGGTACCCCTGCCCAGCACTCACTGTTCCTGGCCCCCTTGTAGGCCAGAGCCAGTTGCTACGTGAGCTAGTGCTGCTGCCTGCTGGAGCCGACTCACTGAAGGCCCAGGGCCATCGTGCTGAGCTGGACCGGAAGCTGGCACAGGTAGAGGAAGCCATCAAGATCTTTTCTCGCCCCAAGGTTTTTGTGAAGATGGACGCCTGAGCCCTTTTATGGGGATAGTTATGGGGGGTCCTCACCAGGGATCGCCGCACGGTTGCAAAGGGCAGGATCAGGCCCCATTGTAGAATGGAGTCTGAAGACAGCAGCTGTGGGGTGGGCAGTATCCCTGGAGCACTCTTCCCAACCACTGGTTGTAGAAGGGTCAGCCCAGCCTCTTAACCCCTTTGTCAAAATTAAACCTTTTGTACACAGTGAGGTTTGTCTCCTTAAGAGCATTTCTTACCCTAGAAATGCCAAGCCTGGTGTTCTTCCTGCTGCTTGACTGCAGAAAGGTCTCCCTGTTGTCCTTATCACTCCTGCCTTGTGTCCAGGGCAGAAGGCAAAATTGTGAGACCATGGAGGACGCTAAGCCTGGGACACAGAA contains the following coding sequences:
- the ENKD1 gene encoding enkurin domain-containing protein 1, with translation MCEGPSRISGPIPPDPTLCPDYYRRPASALGRLEGNALKLDLLTSDLDLDATPPRGPRMNPGARQILERGRSGVGGVLLQLRGISLGPGASPKRKDPKDHEKENLKRIREIQRRFREQEHSREQGQPRPLKALWRSPKYDKVESRVKAQLQEPSPASGTEPAHFLRAHSRCGPGLPPPRVPSPQLTPAGPSAKGPSLGVDFISHNARAAKRAPRRHSRSLQVLAQVLEQQRQAQEHYNATQKGHVPHYLLERRDLWRREAEARQHSQPDPAMPPGHTRMPENQRLETLSNLLQSQSQLLRELVLLPAGADSLKAQGHRAELDRKLAQVEEAIKIFSRPKVFVKMDA